In Myotis daubentonii chromosome 6, mMyoDau2.1, whole genome shotgun sequence, a genomic segment contains:
- the TENT5A gene encoding terminal nucleotidyltransferase 5A isoform X2 → MAEGEGYFAMAEDELAGGPYMPLGCDFSGGSDVVGGCGFDEPGSDYGDSPTAHCNVLNWEQVQRLDGILSETIPIHGRGNFPTLELQPSLIVKVVRRRLADRSICVRDVRLNGSAASHVLHQDSGLGYKDLDLIFCADLRGEEEFQTVKDVVLDCLLDFLPEGVNKEKITPLTLKEAYVQKMVKVCNDSDRWSLISLSNNSGKNVELKFVDSLRRQFEFSVDSFQIKLDSLLLFYECSENPMTETFHPTIIGESVYGDFHEAFDHLCNKIIATRNPEEIRGGGLLKYCNLLVRGFRPASDEIKTLQRYMCSRFFIDFSDIGEQQRKLESYLQNHFVGLEDRKYDYLMTLHGVVNESTVCLMGHERRQTLNLITMLAIRVLADQNVIPNVANVTCYYQPAPYVADANFSNYYIAQVQPVFTCQQQTYSTWLPCN, encoded by the exons ATGGCGGAAGGTGAAGGGTACTTCGCCATGGCCGAGGACGAGCTGGCCGGCGGCCCCTACATGCCCCTGGGCTGCGACTTCAGCGGCGGCAGCGACGTGGTGGGCGGCTGCGGCTTCGACGAGCCCGGCTCCGACTACGGCGACAGCCCCACGGCGCACTGCAACGTGCTCAACTGGGAGCAAGTGCAGCGGCTGGACGGCATCCTGAGCGAGACCATCCCGATCCACGGCCGCGGCAACTTCCCGACGCTCGAGCTGCAGCCCAGCCTGATCGTGAAGGTGGTGCGGCGGCGCCTGGCCGACCGGAGCATCTGCGTCCGCGACGTGCGCCTCAACGGCTCGGCGGCCAGCCACGTCCTGCACCAGGACAGCGGCCTGGGCTACAAGGACCTGGACCTCATCTTCTGCGCCGACCTGCGCGGGGAAGAGGAGTTTCAGACTGTGAAGGACGTCGTGCTGGACTGCCTGTTGGACTTCTTGCCCGAAGGGGTGAACAAAGAGAAGATCACCCCGCTCACGCTCAAG GAAGCTTATGTGCAGAAAATGGTTAAAGTGTGCAATGACTCTGACCGATGGAGTCTTATATCCCTGTCAAACAACAGTGGCAAAAATGTGGAACTGAAATTTGTGGATTCCCTCCGGAGGCAGTTTGAATTTAGTGTAGATTCTTTTCAAATCAAATTAGACTCTCTTCTCCTCTTTTACGAATGCTCAGAGAACCCAATGACTGAAACATTTCACCCCACAATAATCGGTGAGAGCGTCTATGGCGATTTCCACGAAGCCTTTGATCACCTTTGTAATAAGATCATTGCCACGAGGAACCCAGAGGAAATCAGAGGAGGAGGCCTACTGAAGTACTGCAACCTTTTAGTAAGGGGCTTTAGGCCCGCCTCTGATGAGATCAAGACCCTTCAGAGGTATATGTGTTCCAGGTTTTTCATCGACTTCTCAGACATTGGAGAGCAGCAGAGAAAACTGGAGTCCTATTTACAGAACCACTTTGTGGGATTGGAAGACCGCAAGTATGACTATCTCATGACCCTTCATGGAGTGGTGAATGAGAGTACAGTGTGCCTGATGGGACatgaaagaagacagactttAAACCTTATCACAATGCTGGCTATCCGGGTGCTAGCTGACCAAAATGTCATCCCTAACGTGGCTAATGTCACTTGCTATTACCAGCCGGCCCCCTATGTAGCAGATGCCAACTTTAGCAATTACTACATTGCACAGGTCCAGCCAGTATTCACATGCCAGCAACAGACATACTCTACTTGGCTGCCCTgcaattaa
- the TENT5A gene encoding terminal nucleotidyltransferase 5A isoform X1, which translates to MHQRYFWTDQGQVAFGGHFMAEGEGYFAMAEDELAGGPYMPLGCDFSGGSDVVGGCGFDEPGSDYGDSPTAHCNVLNWEQVQRLDGILSETIPIHGRGNFPTLELQPSLIVKVVRRRLADRSICVRDVRLNGSAASHVLHQDSGLGYKDLDLIFCADLRGEEEFQTVKDVVLDCLLDFLPEGVNKEKITPLTLKEAYVQKMVKVCNDSDRWSLISLSNNSGKNVELKFVDSLRRQFEFSVDSFQIKLDSLLLFYECSENPMTETFHPTIIGESVYGDFHEAFDHLCNKIIATRNPEEIRGGGLLKYCNLLVRGFRPASDEIKTLQRYMCSRFFIDFSDIGEQQRKLESYLQNHFVGLEDRKYDYLMTLHGVVNESTVCLMGHERRQTLNLITMLAIRVLADQNVIPNVANVTCYYQPAPYVADANFSNYYIAQVQPVFTCQQQTYSTWLPCN; encoded by the exons ATGCATCAGAGATACTTTTG gaCTGACCAGGGCCAAGTGGCATTCGGCGGGCACTTCATGGCGGAAGGTGAAGGGTACTTCGCCATGGCCGAGGACGAGCTGGCCGGCGGCCCCTACATGCCCCTGGGCTGCGACTTCAGCGGCGGCAGCGACGTGGTGGGCGGCTGCGGCTTCGACGAGCCCGGCTCCGACTACGGCGACAGCCCCACGGCGCACTGCAACGTGCTCAACTGGGAGCAAGTGCAGCGGCTGGACGGCATCCTGAGCGAGACCATCCCGATCCACGGCCGCGGCAACTTCCCGACGCTCGAGCTGCAGCCCAGCCTGATCGTGAAGGTGGTGCGGCGGCGCCTGGCCGACCGGAGCATCTGCGTCCGCGACGTGCGCCTCAACGGCTCGGCGGCCAGCCACGTCCTGCACCAGGACAGCGGCCTGGGCTACAAGGACCTGGACCTCATCTTCTGCGCCGACCTGCGCGGGGAAGAGGAGTTTCAGACTGTGAAGGACGTCGTGCTGGACTGCCTGTTGGACTTCTTGCCCGAAGGGGTGAACAAAGAGAAGATCACCCCGCTCACGCTCAAG GAAGCTTATGTGCAGAAAATGGTTAAAGTGTGCAATGACTCTGACCGATGGAGTCTTATATCCCTGTCAAACAACAGTGGCAAAAATGTGGAACTGAAATTTGTGGATTCCCTCCGGAGGCAGTTTGAATTTAGTGTAGATTCTTTTCAAATCAAATTAGACTCTCTTCTCCTCTTTTACGAATGCTCAGAGAACCCAATGACTGAAACATTTCACCCCACAATAATCGGTGAGAGCGTCTATGGCGATTTCCACGAAGCCTTTGATCACCTTTGTAATAAGATCATTGCCACGAGGAACCCAGAGGAAATCAGAGGAGGAGGCCTACTGAAGTACTGCAACCTTTTAGTAAGGGGCTTTAGGCCCGCCTCTGATGAGATCAAGACCCTTCAGAGGTATATGTGTTCCAGGTTTTTCATCGACTTCTCAGACATTGGAGAGCAGCAGAGAAAACTGGAGTCCTATTTACAGAACCACTTTGTGGGATTGGAAGACCGCAAGTATGACTATCTCATGACCCTTCATGGAGTGGTGAATGAGAGTACAGTGTGCCTGATGGGACatgaaagaagacagactttAAACCTTATCACAATGCTGGCTATCCGGGTGCTAGCTGACCAAAATGTCATCCCTAACGTGGCTAATGTCACTTGCTATTACCAGCCGGCCCCCTATGTAGCAGATGCCAACTTTAGCAATTACTACATTGCACAGGTCCAGCCAGTATTCACATGCCAGCAACAGACATACTCTACTTGGCTGCCCTgcaattaa
- the TENT5A gene encoding terminal nucleotidyltransferase 5A isoform X3, with protein sequence MHQRYFWTDQGQVAFGGHFMAEGEGYFAMAEDELAGGPYMPLGCDFSGGSDVVGGCGFDEPGSDYGDSPTAHCNVLNWEQVQRLDGILSETIPIHGRGNFPTLELQPSLIVKVVRRRLADRSICVRDVRLNGSAASHVLHQDSGLGYKDLDLIFCADLRGEEEFQTVKDVVLDCLLDFLPEGVNKEKITPLTLKEAYVQKMVKVCNDSDRWSLISLSNNSGKNVELKFVDSLRRQFEFSVDSFQIKLDSLLLFYECSENPMTETFHPTIIGESVYGDFHEAFDHLCNKIIATRNPEEIRGGGLLKYCNLLVRGFRPASDEIKTLQRYMCSRFFIDFSDIGEQQRKLESYLQNHFVGLEDRKMT encoded by the exons ATGCATCAGAGATACTTTTG gaCTGACCAGGGCCAAGTGGCATTCGGCGGGCACTTCATGGCGGAAGGTGAAGGGTACTTCGCCATGGCCGAGGACGAGCTGGCCGGCGGCCCCTACATGCCCCTGGGCTGCGACTTCAGCGGCGGCAGCGACGTGGTGGGCGGCTGCGGCTTCGACGAGCCCGGCTCCGACTACGGCGACAGCCCCACGGCGCACTGCAACGTGCTCAACTGGGAGCAAGTGCAGCGGCTGGACGGCATCCTGAGCGAGACCATCCCGATCCACGGCCGCGGCAACTTCCCGACGCTCGAGCTGCAGCCCAGCCTGATCGTGAAGGTGGTGCGGCGGCGCCTGGCCGACCGGAGCATCTGCGTCCGCGACGTGCGCCTCAACGGCTCGGCGGCCAGCCACGTCCTGCACCAGGACAGCGGCCTGGGCTACAAGGACCTGGACCTCATCTTCTGCGCCGACCTGCGCGGGGAAGAGGAGTTTCAGACTGTGAAGGACGTCGTGCTGGACTGCCTGTTGGACTTCTTGCCCGAAGGGGTGAACAAAGAGAAGATCACCCCGCTCACGCTCAAG GAAGCTTATGTGCAGAAAATGGTTAAAGTGTGCAATGACTCTGACCGATGGAGTCTTATATCCCTGTCAAACAACAGTGGCAAAAATGTGGAACTGAAATTTGTGGATTCCCTCCGGAGGCAGTTTGAATTTAGTGTAGATTCTTTTCAAATCAAATTAGACTCTCTTCTCCTCTTTTACGAATGCTCAGAGAACCCAATGACTGAAACATTTCACCCCACAATAATCGGTGAGAGCGTCTATGGCGATTTCCACGAAGCCTTTGATCACCTTTGTAATAAGATCATTGCCACGAGGAACCCAGAGGAAATCAGAGGAGGAGGCCTACTGAAGTACTGCAACCTTTTAGTAAGGGGCTTTAGGCCCGCCTCTGATGAGATCAAGACCCTTCAGAGGTATATGTGTTCCAGGTTTTTCATCGACTTCTCAGACATTGGAGAGCAGCAGAGAAAACTGGAGTCCTATTTACAGAACCACTTTGTGGGATTGGAAGACCGCAA GATGACATGA